Proteins from a genomic interval of Zingiber officinale cultivar Zhangliang chromosome 2A, Zo_v1.1, whole genome shotgun sequence:
- the LOC122042606 gene encoding UDP-arabinopyranose mutase 3-like, whose product MANSSSEVVPATPLLKDDLDIVIPTIRNLDFLEMWRPFFQPYHLIIVQDGDPNKTIKVPEGFDYELYNRNDINRILGPKANCISFKDSACRCFGYMVSKKKYIYTIDDDCFVAKDPSGKEINALKQHIQNLLSPSTPFFFNTLYDPYREGADFVRGYPFSLREGARTAVSHGLWLNIPDYDAPTQLVKPLERNQRYVDAVLTIPKGTLFPMCGMNLGFDRELIGPAMYFGLMGDGQPIGRYDDMWAGWCVKVICDHLGLGVKTGLPYIWHSKASNPFVNLKKEYNGIFWQEEIIPFFQSAVLSKDSTTVQKCYIELSKQVNEKLGKIDPYFNKLADAMVTWIEAWDELNPPKVAAGVTNGPTKAK is encoded by the exons ATGGCGAATTCTTCGTCGGAGGTGGTGCCGGCGACGCCATTGCTCAAGGACGACCTCGACATCGTTATCCCGACGATCAGGAACTTGGACTTCCTGGAGATGTGGCGGCCCTTCTTCCAGCCCTACCACCTCATCATCGTGCAGGACGGAGACCCGAACAAGACGATCAAGGTACCGGAGGGCTTCGACTATGAGCTGTACAACCGCAACGACATCAACCGCATTCTCGGCCCCAAGGCGAACTGCATCTCCTTCAAGGACTCCGCCTGTCGCTGTTTCGGCTATATGGTTTCCAAGAAGAAGTACATTTACACCATCGATGACGACTGCTTC GTTGCTAAAGATCCATCGGGCAAGGAGATCAATGCACTCAAGCAGCATATTCAGAATCTCCTGAGCCCTTCAACTCCCTTCTTCTTCAACACCTTGTACGATCCCTATCGCGAAGGTGCTGACTTTGTTCGTGGATATCCTTTCAGCCTTCGCGAAGGTGCTCGAACTGCTGTTTCTCATGGCCTCTGGCTCAACATTCCTGACTATGATGCCCCCACTCAGCTTGTCAAGCCCCTCGAGAGGAACCAAAG GTATGTCGATGCAGTTCTTACAATACCAAAGGGCACTTTGTTTCCTATGTGTGGCATGAACTTGGGCTTTGATCGCGAACTCATTGGACCTGCAATGTACTTTGGGCTTATGGGCGATGGCCAGCCTATTGGACGGTACGATGATATGTGGGCTGGGTGGTGTGTCAAG GTCATTTGTGATCACTTGGGATTGGGAGTTAAGACTGGCTTACCCTATATCTGGCATAGCAAGGCCAGCAACCCTTTTGTGAACCTGAAAAAGGAATACAATGGAATCTTCTGGCAAGAAGAGATCATCCCGTTCTTCCAGTCTGCTGTTCTTTCCAAGGACTCCACAACTGTGCAGAAATGCTACATTGAGCTCTCAAAGCAGGTGAATGAGAAGCTGGGGAAGATAGACCCCTACTTTAACAAGCTTGCAGATGCCATGGTGACATGGATCGAAGCTTGGGATGAGCTCAATCCGCCAAAAGTAGCCGCCGGAGTGACCAATGGCCCAACCAAGGCAAAGTAG
- the LOC122042605 gene encoding GDSL esterase/lipase At3g48460-like, producing the protein MISSRAISFLFVLLLRPIVGAPSTEQRHRFSKIYAFGDSFTDTGNTHSTTGPYSFGYVSGPPYGATFFHHSTNRYSDGRLVVDFLADALSLPFLPPYFDRSADSSHGVNFAVAGSTAIEHDFYVKNNVTVDITPQSLMTQLAWFDNHLEEKGCKRRGSSECQAAIADTLFWVGEIGANDYAYSLTSTLSPDIIQKLALKNVNNFIEALILRGAKYIIVQGLPLTGCLPLALTLAPSDDRDDIQCCATVNRQSYNHNVILQNNLQELRKRYPHAIISYADYLGAHHTVMKNPAAYGFTEPLKACCGSGGGSYNFDLFATCGSPNVTKACSQPSKFVNWDGVHLTEAMYKVVADMFFSHGYCRPPFSVLLNAESQG; encoded by the exons ATGATCAGCTCGCGCGCCATCTCCTTCCTCTTCGTGCTCCTGCTGCGTCCCATTGTCGGTGCCCCGTCGACTGAGCAACGACACCGTTTCTCCAAGATCTACGCCTTCGGGGACTCCTTCACCGACACCGGCAACACCCACTCGACCACCGGGCCTTACTCCTTTGGCTATGTCTCAGGACCCCCCTACGGCGCCACCTTCTTTCACCACTCCACCAACAGATACTCCGACGGCCGACTCGTGGTGGACTTCCTCGCCGATGCGCTCTCACTCCCATTCCTGCCTCCTTACTTCGACAGGTCCGCCGACTCCTCCCACGGAGTGAACTTCGCGGTCGCCGGATCGACGGCGATCGAGCACGACTTCTACGTCAAGAACAATGTCACAGTGGACATCACACCGCAGTCCCTGATGACGCAGCTCGCCTGGTTTGACAACCACCTAGAGGAGAAAGGCTGCAAACGGCGCGGTTCGTCAGAATGCCAAGCGGCGATCGCAGACACGCTCTTCTGGGTCGGCGAGATCGGGGCCAACGACTACGCATACAGCTTGACCTCCACCCTGTCACCTGATATCATCCAGAAACTCGCACTAAAGAACGTCAACAACTTCATCGAG GCACTGATTCTCCGGGGTGCCAAGTACATCATCGTTCAAGGTTTGCCTCTGACAGGGTGCCTTCCACTCGCCTTGACACTGGCTCCATCGGACGACAGAGACGATATCCAATGCTGTGCGACCGTAAACCGTCAAAGCTACAACCACAATGTGATTCTTCAGAACAACttgcaggaactcaggaagagATATCCCCATGCCATTATCTCGTATGCCGACTATCTTGGGGCACACCACACAGTGATGAAGAACCCGGCAGCTTATGGTTTTACAGAGCCATTGAAGGCGTGCTGTGGCAGTGGGGGAGGTTCATACAACTTCGACCTGTTTGCTACCTGTGGCTCGCCGAATGTTACTAAAGCTTGCTCGCAGCCAAGCAAGTTCGTAAATTGGGATGGAGTTCACCTTACTGAGGCAATGTACAAGGTGGTGGCAGACATGTTCTTTAGCCATGGTTATTGTAGACCACCCTTCAGTGTGCTGCTGAATGCTGAAAGTCAGGGTTAA